Proteins encoded by one window of Streptomyces sp. NBC_01477:
- a CDS encoding SigE family RNA polymerase sigma factor, whose product MNALLGTTTAAVHSTRAHSFARSTEMSGAASGRGYARGAGRTAGTSVVKQRPAYITPLEPAAPTVPSVDTEAEFTAYVQERRASLYATAYHLTGDRFAAEDLLQSALLSTYRAWDRISDKAAVGGYLRRTMTNLHISAWRRRKLSEYPTEELPETVGDTDEMGGTELRAVLWQALARLPEQQRTMLVLRYYEGRTDPEIADILGISVGTVKSSIWRSLRRMRDDEALSFGRDEESAFGELVA is encoded by the coding sequence ATGAACGCACTGCTCGGCACCACCACCGCCGCGGTCCACTCGACGCGTGCGCACTCCTTCGCCAGGTCCACCGAGATGTCCGGCGCCGCGAGCGGACGGGGGTACGCCCGCGGCGCCGGACGCACCGCCGGCACGTCGGTGGTCAAGCAGCGGCCCGCGTACATCACACCGCTGGAGCCGGCCGCGCCGACCGTCCCCTCGGTCGACACGGAGGCCGAGTTCACCGCGTACGTGCAGGAGCGCCGCGCCTCGCTCTACGCGACCGCGTACCACCTGACCGGCGACCGTTTCGCGGCCGAGGACCTGCTGCAGAGCGCGCTGCTGTCCACGTACCGGGCGTGGGACCGGATCAGCGACAAGGCCGCCGTCGGCGGGTATCTGCGCCGCACCATGACCAACCTGCACATCAGCGCCTGGCGGCGGCGCAAGCTCAGCGAATACCCGACGGAGGAACTGCCCGAGACGGTCGGCGACACCGACGAGATGGGCGGCACCGAACTGCGCGCCGTCCTGTGGCAGGCGCTCGCCCGCCTGCCCGAGCAGCAGCGCACCATGCTGGTGCTCCGCTACTACGAGGGCCGCACCGACCCGGAGATCGCCGACATACTCGGCATAAGCGTCGGCACGGTGAAGAGCAGCATCTGGCGCTCCCTGCGCCGGATGCGCGATGACGAAGCACTGAGCTTCGGCCGCGACGAGGAGTCCGCCTTCGGCGAACTCGTCGCCTAG
- a CDS encoding cytidine deaminase: MTRPAPGAEVDWEALRSAARDIMERAYAPYSGFPVGAAALVDDGRTVVGCNVENAAYGVALCAECGLVSALHASGGGRLTAFSCVDRHGDPLMPCGRCRQLLWENGGPALLVDTAAGVRPMSEILPDAFGADDLGR, translated from the coding sequence ATGACGCGGCCCGCACCCGGCGCCGAGGTCGACTGGGAAGCGCTGCGGTCCGCCGCCCGGGACATCATGGAGCGGGCCTACGCGCCCTACTCCGGCTTCCCGGTCGGCGCCGCGGCCCTGGTCGACGACGGGCGTACGGTCGTCGGCTGCAATGTCGAGAACGCGGCCTACGGGGTCGCGCTGTGCGCCGAATGCGGCCTGGTCTCCGCCCTGCACGCCTCGGGCGGCGGCCGGCTGACCGCCTTCAGCTGCGTGGACCGGCACGGCGACCCGCTGATGCCGTGCGGGCGCTGCCGCCAGCTGCTGTGGGAGAACGGCGGCCCCGCGCTGCTGGTCGACACCGCGGCCGGGGTACGCCCGATGAGCGAGATCCTGCCGGACGCCTTCGGCGCGGACGACCTCGGCCGGTAG
- a CDS encoding adenosine deaminase gives MIARSTGSTRVGRTVSCMQNPKPGVPTRDQIRRAPKVLLHDHLDGGLRPGTIVDIALATGYDALPETDPDKLGTWFRQAADSGSLERYLETFAHTCAVMQTRDALIRVAAECAEDLAADGVVYAEVRYAPEQHLEGGLTLEEVVEAVNAGFREGERRARENGDRIRVGALLTAMRHAARSQEIAELANAYRDLGVVGFDIAGAEAGYPPTRHLDAFDYLKRENNHFTIHAGEAFGLPSIWQALQWCGADRLGHGVRIIDDIEAGPGGEVSLGRLAAYVRDKRVPLEMCPTSNLQTGAASSYAEHPIGLLRRLYFRVTVNTDNRLMSGTSMSREFEHLVEAFGYTLDDMQWFTVNAMKSAFIPFDERLAMINEVIKPGYAELKAEWLFEHTTAERPLASGSAVAEG, from the coding sequence ATAATTGCTCGATCGACCGGATCTACGCGCGTAGGGCGTACAGTTTCGTGCATGCAGAACCCAAAACCGGGCGTTCCGACCCGGGACCAGATCCGCCGCGCCCCCAAGGTGCTGCTGCACGACCACCTGGACGGTGGCCTGCGCCCCGGCACCATCGTCGACATCGCGCTGGCGACCGGCTATGACGCGCTGCCCGAGACCGACCCCGACAAGCTGGGGACCTGGTTCAGGCAGGCTGCCGACTCCGGTTCGCTGGAGCGGTATTTGGAGACTTTCGCGCACACCTGCGCGGTGATGCAGACCCGTGACGCGCTGATCCGGGTCGCCGCCGAGTGCGCGGAGGACCTGGCGGCCGACGGCGTCGTATACGCCGAGGTGCGGTACGCGCCCGAGCAGCACCTGGAGGGCGGGCTCACCCTCGAAGAGGTCGTGGAAGCGGTCAACGCGGGCTTCCGCGAAGGCGAGCGGCGGGCGCGGGAGAACGGCGACCGGATCAGGGTCGGCGCGCTGCTCACCGCTATGCGGCACGCCGCCCGCTCCCAGGAGATCGCCGAACTCGCCAACGCCTACCGGGACCTGGGCGTCGTCGGCTTCGACATCGCGGGCGCCGAGGCCGGTTACCCGCCCACCCGGCACCTGGACGCGTTCGACTACCTGAAGCGGGAGAACAACCACTTCACGATCCACGCGGGCGAGGCGTTCGGCCTGCCTTCGATCTGGCAGGCGCTCCAGTGGTGCGGCGCCGACCGGCTCGGTCACGGGGTGCGGATCATCGACGACATCGAGGCCGGCCCCGGCGGCGAGGTGTCGCTCGGCCGGCTGGCGGCGTACGTACGCGACAAGCGGGTACCGCTGGAGATGTGCCCGACGTCCAATCTGCAGACCGGTGCGGCCAGTTCATACGCCGAGCATCCGATCGGCCTGCTGCGGCGGCTGTACTTCCGGGTGACGGTCAACACCGACAACCGCCTGATGTCGGGGACGAGCATGAGCCGCGAGTTCGAGCACCTGGTCGAGGCCTTCGGGTACACGCTCGACGACATGCAGTGGTTCACCGTCAACGCGATGAAGTCCGCGTTCATCCCTTTCGATGAACGTCTCGCCATGATCAACGAGGTCATCAAGCCGGGTTACGCCGAACTCAAGGCCGAATGGCTCTTCGAGCACACGACCGCGGAAAGGCCACTGGCCAGCGGTTCCGCCGTCGCCGAGGGCTGA
- a CDS encoding aldehyde dehydrogenase family protein, translated as MKAPEQQSRLSVFKTYKLYVGGKFPRSESGRVYEVTDSKGGQWLANAPLSSRKDARDAVVAARKAVPGWSGATAYNRGQVLYRVAEMLEGRREQFVREVAEADGLSKAKAAAAVDAAVDRWVWYAGWTDKIAQVVGGANPVAGPFFNLSTPEPTGVVAVLAPQDSSLLGLVSVLAPVIATGNSAVVIAAERAPLPALSFGEVLATSDVPAGVVNILSGRTAELAAPLAAHQDVNGLDLTGAGAELAVELEVSAADTLKRVRRPSPEDWTADPGTGRLTAWLETKTVWHPIGV; from the coding sequence ATGAAGGCGCCTGAACAGCAGTCCCGTCTTTCGGTGTTCAAGACCTACAAGCTGTACGTGGGGGGCAAGTTCCCGCGTTCCGAGAGCGGCCGGGTGTACGAGGTGACGGACTCCAAGGGCGGCCAGTGGCTGGCCAACGCGCCGCTGTCGTCCCGCAAGGACGCCCGTGACGCGGTCGTCGCGGCCCGCAAGGCGGTGCCCGGCTGGTCGGGCGCGACCGCGTACAACCGCGGGCAGGTGCTCTACCGCGTCGCGGAGATGCTGGAGGGCCGCCGCGAGCAGTTCGTCCGCGAGGTCGCCGAGGCCGACGGGCTGTCGAAGGCCAAGGCCGCCGCCGCGGTGGACGCGGCGGTGGACCGCTGGGTCTGGTACGCCGGCTGGACCGACAAGATCGCCCAGGTGGTGGGCGGCGCCAACCCGGTGGCGGGACCCTTCTTCAACCTGTCCACCCCCGAGCCGACCGGCGTGGTCGCGGTCCTGGCCCCGCAGGACTCGTCGCTGCTCGGCCTGGTCTCCGTCCTGGCCCCGGTGATCGCCACCGGGAATTCGGCCGTCGTGATCGCCGCCGAGCGCGCCCCGCTCCCGGCACTGTCCTTCGGCGAGGTGCTGGCCACCTCCGACGTGCCCGCCGGCGTGGTCAACATCCTCTCGGGCCGCACCGCGGAGCTGGCCGCGCCGCTGGCCGCCCACCAGGACGTCAACGGCCTCGACCTGACCGGCGCGGGCGCCGAGCTGGCCGTGGAGCTGGAGGTCTCGGCGGCCGACACCCTCAAGCGGGTCCGCCGCCCGTCGCCCGAGGACTGGACGGCCGACCCCGGCACGGGCCGCCTGACGGCCTGGCTGGAGACGAAGACGGTGTGGCACCCGATCGGCGTCTAG
- a CDS encoding ATP-binding protein, with product MQTRTKKTLATTALGLAFAAAAGGSASAAATTGLAGTDVLSSLPVASAANLVPGASTSAAGAKGALSKGTSALSGKASSLLPSGNHLDGNQIAPVAGLLGGLPIGG from the coding sequence ATGCAGACTCGAACCAAGAAGACCCTCGCGACCACCGCGCTCGGCCTGGCCTTCGCCGCCGCGGCCGGCGGCAGCGCGTCCGCCGCCGCCACTACCGGCCTGGCCGGCACCGATGTGCTCAGCTCCCTCCCGGTCGCCTCGGCCGCCAACCTCGTACCGGGGGCCAGTACCTCCGCCGCCGGCGCCAAGGGCGCCCTCTCCAAGGGCACCTCGGCACTCTCCGGCAAGGCCTCCAGCCTGCTGCCCTCGGGCAACCACCTCGACGGCAACCAGATCGCGCCCGTGGCCGGACTGCTGGGCGGCCTCCCGATCGGCGGCTGA
- a CDS encoding HAMP domain-containing sensor histidine kinase, translated as MTSGTGGRWGSGLLRWTSLRLRLVAVFAAVALTAAVSVSGIAYWLNRDAVLTRAQNSALNDFRDSLQRSAASLPVSPTCQSLDSTASRIGDSDTYQVVLISTAPDSQECAATSNRDVFTLDDVPATLQKAVNTVHTNDHKYHLHWERISLEGRPYLVAGARINGDGPTGYMLKSLDAERKDLNSLAWSLGIATLLALIGSALLAQAAGAAVLRPVRRLGEAAQRLGEGHLDTRLKVSGTDELAEMSRTFNNAAEALETRVEELSAREAASRRFVADMSHELRTPLTAITAVSDVLEDEAEALDPMIAPAVRLVVSETRRLNELVETLMEVTRFDAGTAKLRVDEVDVGEQVMACMDARAWLDSVELDAPRGLLATLDPRRLDVIMANLIGNALKHGGSPVRVTVRGTGPEGDESGPDGGGTDTGPDGGDAGEIEIAVSDRGPGIPEEVLPHVFDRFYKADASRARSEGSGLGLSIAMENAHIHGGDITAANGPSGGAVFTLRLPRHPRQDEASDAVNGGGQGAPGGAGGGAR; from the coding sequence GTGACTTCCGGCACGGGCGGCAGGTGGGGTTCCGGCCTGCTGCGGTGGACGAGTCTGCGGCTGCGGCTGGTCGCGGTCTTCGCGGCGGTCGCGCTGACCGCGGCGGTGTCGGTGTCCGGCATCGCGTACTGGCTGAACCGCGACGCCGTGCTGACCCGCGCCCAGAACAGCGCGCTCAACGACTTCCGCGACTCGCTCCAGCGCAGCGCCGCGTCGCTGCCGGTCAGCCCGACCTGCCAGTCGCTGGACAGCACGGCGAGCCGGATAGGCGACTCCGACACGTATCAGGTGGTGCTGATCAGCACCGCGCCCGACAGCCAGGAGTGCGCGGCGACGTCGAACCGCGACGTGTTCACCCTCGACGATGTGCCGGCGACGCTCCAGAAGGCCGTCAACACCGTGCACACCAATGACCACAAGTACCACCTGCACTGGGAGCGGATCTCGCTGGAGGGCCGCCCGTACCTGGTGGCGGGGGCGCGGATCAACGGCGACGGGCCGACCGGCTACATGCTCAAGTCACTGGACGCCGAGCGCAAGGACCTCAATTCGCTGGCCTGGTCGCTGGGCATCGCCACGCTGCTGGCGCTGATCGGCTCCGCGCTGCTGGCGCAGGCCGCGGGCGCGGCGGTGCTCCGCCCGGTGCGGCGGCTCGGCGAGGCGGCGCAGCGGCTGGGCGAGGGGCATCTGGACACCCGGCTGAAGGTGTCGGGCACCGACGAGCTGGCGGAGATGTCGCGGACGTTCAACAACGCGGCGGAGGCGCTGGAGACCCGGGTCGAGGAGCTGAGCGCCCGGGAGGCGGCCAGCCGCCGCTTCGTCGCGGACATGTCGCACGAGCTGCGTACCCCGCTGACCGCGATCACCGCGGTCAGCGATGTGCTGGAGGACGAGGCGGAGGCGCTCGACCCGATGATCGCGCCCGCCGTACGCCTGGTGGTCAGCGAGACCCGGCGGCTGAACGAACTGGTGGAGACGCTGATGGAGGTCACCCGGTTCGACGCGGGTACCGCGAAGCTGCGGGTGGACGAGGTGGACGTCGGTGAGCAGGTGATGGCCTGCATGGACGCGAGGGCCTGGCTGGACTCGGTGGAACTGGACGCGCCCCGCGGGCTGCTGGCCACCCTCGACCCGCGGCGGCTGGACGTGATCATGGCGAATCTGATCGGCAACGCCCTCAAGCACGGCGGTTCGCCGGTCCGGGTCACGGTCCGCGGTACGGGTCCTGAGGGCGACGAGTCCGGTCCTGACGGCGGCGGTACGGACACGGGTCCCGACGGCGGCGACGCGGGCGAGATCGAGATCGCGGTCTCCGACCGCGGGCCGGGCATCCCCGAGGAGGTGCTGCCGCACGTCTTCGACCGCTTCTACAAGGCCGACGCGTCCCGGGCCCGCTCCGAGGGCAGCGGGCTGGGCCTGTCCATCGCGATGGAGAACGCGCACATCCACGGCGGCGACATCACCGCCGCGAACGGCCCGTCGGGCGGCGCCGTCTTCACCCTGCGGCTCCCCCGCCACCCGCGCCAGGACGAGGCGTCCGACGCGGTCAACGGCGGCGGCCAGGGCGCGCCCGGCGGCGCGGGGGGCGGTGCGCGATGA
- a CDS encoding ABC transporter permease, which translates to MTATATQTPPPAAPRTGGGRGGRHRLSVPVVLLIVAAALIVISAVRAIAGADDVTSSGQIAGALTGAVPIALAGLGGLWSERAGVVNIGLEGMMILGTFFGAWAGWSLNPWMGVLAGVLGGMAGGLLHAVVTVTFGVDHIIAGVAINILAAGVTAYLAKRIFNVGKAASEGGTPKQSPPIEDIKSFTVPGLSHWLSTLEKHHWFLISDLAGVIGGLVTNISSLTLLAVALFVGTFFVLWRTSFGLRLRSCGENPVAAESLGVNVYLYKYVAVTVSGGLAGLGGVFLAIGTHFYLEGQTSGRGYIGLAAMIFGNWRPGGLAMGAGLFGYADSLQLRSGSDSVHALLLLLAVLLLAMAIWKYVRKAYLSAGFAIGFAVLLAVWYVTTDTVPDEVVQASPYVATLLVMGLSAQRLRMPKADGLPYRKGQGG; encoded by the coding sequence GTGACTGCCACCGCTACTCAGACCCCGCCGCCTGCCGCACCCCGGACCGGCGGTGGCAGGGGCGGCAGGCACCGGCTCTCCGTCCCGGTGGTCCTGCTGATCGTGGCCGCCGCGCTGATAGTGATCTCCGCGGTGCGCGCCATCGCGGGCGCCGACGACGTCACCTCCTCCGGCCAGATCGCCGGCGCGCTGACCGGCGCCGTACCGATCGCGCTCGCCGGTCTCGGCGGCCTGTGGTCGGAGCGGGCCGGCGTGGTCAACATCGGCCTCGAAGGGATGATGATCCTCGGCACCTTCTTCGGCGCCTGGGCCGGCTGGAGCCTCAACCCGTGGATGGGCGTGCTCGCCGGTGTCCTCGGCGGCATGGCGGGCGGCCTGCTGCACGCGGTCGTCACCGTCACCTTCGGCGTCGACCACATCATCGCCGGTGTGGCGATCAACATCCTGGCCGCCGGCGTCACGGCGTATCTCGCCAAGCGCATCTTCAACGTCGGCAAGGCGGCCAGCGAGGGCGGCACCCCCAAGCAGTCGCCACCGATCGAGGACATCAAGTCCTTCACCGTGCCCGGCCTCTCGCACTGGCTGTCCACGCTGGAGAAGCACCACTGGTTCCTGATCTCCGACCTGGCCGGCGTCATCGGCGGCCTGGTCACCAACATCTCCTCGCTGACGCTGCTCGCCGTGGCGCTCTTCGTGGGCACCTTCTTCGTGCTGTGGCGTACGTCCTTCGGCCTGCGGCTGCGCTCCTGCGGTGAGAACCCGGTGGCCGCGGAATCGCTCGGCGTCAACGTCTACCTGTACAAGTACGTGGCCGTGACGGTCTCCGGCGGCCTCGCCGGACTCGGCGGCGTCTTCCTCGCCATCGGCACGCACTTCTACCTCGAAGGCCAGACCAGCGGGCGCGGCTACATCGGCCTCGCCGCGATGATCTTCGGCAACTGGCGGCCCGGCGGACTGGCCATGGGCGCGGGCCTGTTCGGCTACGCCGACAGCCTCCAGCTGCGCAGCGGCAGCGACTCGGTGCACGCGCTGCTCCTGCTGCTCGCCGTGCTGCTGCTGGCGATGGCGATCTGGAAGTACGTCCGCAAGGCGTACCTGTCGGCCGGCTTCGCGATCGGCTTCGCGGTGCTGCTGGCCGTCTGGTACGTGACCACCGACACCGTCCCCGACGAGGTCGTCCAGGCCTCGCCGTACGTCGCGACGCTGCTGGTCATGGGCCTGTCCGCGCAACGGCTGCGGATGCCCAAGGCGGACGGCCTGCCCTACCGGAAGGGGCAGGGCGGATGA
- a CDS encoding dienelactone hydrolase family protein → MASQALPARGARLGRPVAPGLVPAPGWGHLLPGQRLRGGERPDGGGATGATVRAVVLALPGGDALSTRRRSPMAAALMWPLARHLVREGAADGVAAHVVHYRFRGWNGGHAHPAEDAEWAVGEAVRRYGDVPVCLVGMDMGGRAALHAAGHPAVGSVVALAPWLPGGPEPEPVKQLIGRRVLIVHGTQDESTDPDLSYRFAERAKKVNRQVCRFEVHSDGHGLHQHRAEVFALTTDFVLGSLLDQPYARPVADALAAPPPLGLRMPLATGFGRALRQPPAGARRA, encoded by the coding sequence ATGGCTTCACAAGCATTACCGGCGCGTGGCGCCCGGCTCGGGCGCCCTGTCGCGCCCGGCCTGGTACCGGCGCCGGGCTGGGGGCACCTCCTGCCGGGCCAGCGGCTCCGGGGAGGCGAACGGCCGGACGGCGGGGGCGCGACCGGCGCCACCGTCCGCGCGGTGGTGCTCGCGCTGCCGGGCGGCGACGCGCTGAGCACGCGGCGCCGTTCGCCGATGGCCGCCGCCCTGATGTGGCCGCTCGCACGGCACCTGGTGCGCGAGGGCGCCGCCGACGGGGTCGCCGCGCACGTCGTCCACTACCGCTTCCGCGGCTGGAACGGCGGCCACGCGCATCCCGCGGAGGACGCGGAGTGGGCCGTCGGCGAGGCGGTACGGCGCTACGGCGACGTGCCGGTGTGCCTGGTCGGCATGGACATGGGCGGGCGGGCCGCCCTGCACGCGGCCGGGCACCCCGCGGTGGGCTCCGTGGTGGCGCTGGCCCCGTGGCTGCCGGGCGGCCCGGAGCCGGAGCCGGTCAAGCAGCTGATCGGGCGGCGGGTGCTGATCGTGCACGGGACGCAGGACGAGTCCACCGACCCGGACCTCTCCTACCGCTTCGCGGAGCGGGCCAAGAAGGTCAACCGCCAGGTGTGCAGGTTCGAGGTCCACTCGGACGGGCACGGGCTGCACCAGCACCGGGCCGAGGTCTTCGCGCTCACCACGGATTTCGTCCTGGGCTCGCTCCTGGACCAGCCCTACGCCCGGCCGGTCGCCGACGCGCTCGCGGCTCCGCCGCCCCTGGGACTCCGCATGCCCCTGGCCACGGGCTTCGGCCGCGCCCTGCGCCAGCCCCCTGCGGGGGCTCGCCGCGCCTGA
- a CDS encoding thymidine phosphorylase, translating to MDVISVIRTKRDRGRLSDEQIDWVVDAYTRGEVADEQMSALAMAILLNGMDRAEIARWTAAMINSGERMDFSALSRPTADKHSTGGVGDKITLPLAPLVAACGAAVPQLSGRGLGHTGGTLDKLESIPGWRAALSNDEMMAVLGDTGAVICAAGDGLAPADKKLYALRDVTGTVEAIPLIASSIMSKKIAEGTGSLVLDVKVGSGAFMKSLEDARELAATMVGLGTDHGVRTVALLTDMSVPLGLTAGNALEVRESVEVLAGGGPADVVELTLALAREMLTAAGLPDADPAKALADGSAMDVWRRMIRAQGGDPDAALPTSREQHVIAAPATGTLTALDAYAVGVAAWRLGAGRARKEDAVQAGAGVEWHARPGDLVQEGAPLLTLHTDTPGKFPYAEEALAGAFSVVADAPTFEARPIVLDRIA from the coding sequence ATGGACGTCATTTCCGTCATCCGTACCAAGCGCGACCGCGGCCGGCTCAGCGACGAGCAGATCGACTGGGTGGTCGACGCCTACACCCGCGGCGAGGTCGCCGACGAGCAGATGTCCGCGCTCGCCATGGCGATCCTGCTCAACGGCATGGACCGCGCCGAGATCGCCCGCTGGACCGCCGCGATGATCAACTCCGGTGAGCGGATGGACTTCTCGGCGCTCAGCCGGCCGACCGCCGACAAGCACTCCACCGGCGGCGTCGGCGACAAGATCACCCTCCCGCTGGCCCCGCTGGTCGCCGCGTGCGGCGCGGCGGTGCCGCAGCTGTCGGGCCGCGGCCTCGGCCACACCGGCGGCACCCTGGACAAGCTGGAGTCCATCCCCGGCTGGCGGGCGGCGCTGTCCAACGACGAGATGATGGCGGTGCTCGGCGACACCGGAGCGGTCATCTGCGCGGCGGGCGACGGCCTCGCGCCGGCCGACAAGAAGCTCTACGCGCTGCGGGACGTGACCGGGACGGTCGAGGCGATCCCGCTGATCGCCTCGTCCATCATGTCCAAGAAGATCGCCGAGGGCACCGGGTCGCTCGTGCTCGACGTGAAGGTCGGCTCCGGGGCCTTCATGAAGTCCCTGGAGGACGCGCGGGAGCTGGCCGCCACGATGGTGGGCCTCGGCACGGACCACGGTGTACGGACCGTCGCGCTGCTCACCGACATGTCCGTACCGCTCGGACTGACGGCGGGCAACGCGCTCGAAGTCCGCGAGTCCGTCGAGGTGCTGGCCGGCGGCGGCCCCGCCGACGTCGTCGAACTCACCCTCGCGCTGGCCCGCGAAATGCTCACCGCTGCCGGCCTGCCGGACGCCGACCCCGCCAAGGCGCTGGCGGACGGCTCGGCGATGGACGTCTGGCGCCGCATGATCAGGGCGCAGGGCGGCGACCCGGACGCCGCGCTGCCCACCTCCCGCGAGCAGCACGTCATCGCGGCGCCCGCCACGGGGACGCTCACGGCCCTGGACGCCTACGCGGTCGGCGTGGCCGCCTGGCGCCTCGGCGCTGGCCGCGCCCGCAAGGAGGACGCGGTCCAGGCGGGAGCGGGCGTCGAGTGGCACGCCAGGCCCGGCGACCTGGTCCAGGAGGGTGCGCCGCTGCTGACCCTCCACACGGACACGCCGGGGAAGTTCCCGTACGCGGAGGAGGCTTTGGCCGGGGCCTTCTCGGTCGTGGCTGATGCCCCGACCTTCGAAGCCAGGCCCATCGTGCTGGACCGGATCGCCTGA
- a CDS encoding response regulator transcription factor has protein sequence MPFLLLIEDDDAIRTGLELGLSRQGHRVVAAATGEDGLKLLKEQRPDLIVLDVMLPGIDGFEVCRRIRRTDQLPIILLTARSDDIDVVVGLESGADDYVIKPVQPRVLDARIRAVLRRGERDSTDSAAFGSIVIDRNAMTVTKDGEDLQLTPTELRLLLELSRRPGQALSRQQLLRLVWEHDYLGDSRLVDACVQRLRAKIEDVPSSPALIRTVRGVGYRLDTPQ, from the coding sequence GTGCCCTTCCTGTTGCTGATCGAGGATGACGACGCCATCCGCACCGGTCTCGAACTCGGCCTGTCCCGCCAGGGTCACCGCGTGGTGGCCGCGGCGACGGGCGAGGACGGCCTGAAGCTCCTCAAGGAGCAGCGTCCCGACCTGATCGTGCTCGACGTGATGCTGCCGGGTATCGACGGCTTCGAGGTGTGCCGGCGTATCCGGCGCACCGACCAGCTGCCGATCATCCTGCTCACCGCGCGCAGTGACGACATCGATGTGGTCGTCGGCCTGGAGTCGGGGGCCGACGACTATGTGATCAAGCCGGTGCAGCCCCGGGTGCTGGACGCCCGGATCCGTGCCGTGCTGCGCCGCGGCGAGCGGGACAGCACCGACTCCGCCGCCTTCGGCTCGATCGTCATCGACCGCAACGCCATGACGGTGACCAAGGACGGCGAGGATCTCCAGCTCACCCCGACCGAGCTGCGGCTGCTGCTGGAGCTGAGCCGCCGGCCGGGCCAGGCGCTGTCCCGCCAGCAGTTGCTGCGGCTGGTGTGGGAGCACGACTACCTGGGCGACTCGCGCCTGGTGGACGCGTGTGTGCAGCGGCTGCGCGCCAAGATCGAGGATGTGCCGTCGTCGCCCGCCCTGATCCGTACCGTCCGCGGCGTCGGCTACCGCCTGGACACGCCGCAGTGA
- a CDS encoding ATP-binding protein, whose product MSSLPARVILLAGPSGSGKSSLAARTGLPVLALDDFYKDGDDPSLPVLPGGTGIDWDAPRSWNADAAVAAVAALCAEGVADTPVYDIAASAAGGCARLDLGGSPLFVAEGIFAAEIVARCRELGLLADAVCLRGRPATTARRRFVRDLREGRKAVPFLLRRGWHLMRAERAIVDRQVALGCHPCGADEALPRILAAPITEVAPSAGSAR is encoded by the coding sequence GTGAGTTCACTTCCCGCTCGTGTGATCCTGCTGGCCGGCCCTTCGGGCTCGGGCAAGTCCTCGCTCGCCGCGCGCACGGGGCTGCCGGTGCTCGCGCTCGACGACTTCTACAAGGACGGCGACGATCCGTCGCTGCCGGTGCTGCCGGGCGGCACCGGGATCGACTGGGACGCGCCGCGGTCCTGGAACGCCGACGCGGCGGTCGCCGCGGTCGCCGCGCTGTGCGCGGAGGGCGTCGCGGACACGCCTGTCTACGACATCGCCGCCAGCGCGGCCGGCGGCTGCGCCCGGCTGGACCTGGGGGGCTCGCCGCTCTTCGTCGCCGAGGGGATCTTCGCGGCCGAGATCGTTGCCCGCTGCCGCGAACTGGGGCTGCTCGCGGACGCGGTGTGCCTGCGCGGGCGGCCCGCCACGACGGCGCGTCGGCGGTTCGTGCGGGATCTTCGCGAAGGCCGGAAGGCGGTGCCGTTTCTCCTCCGGAGGGGCTGGCACCTCATGCGCGCGGAGCGCGCCATCGTCGACCGGCAGGTCGCGCTGGGCTGCCACCCCTGCGGTGCGGATGAGGCGCTGCCTCGCATTCTCGCGGCGCCGATCACCGAGGTTGCGCCTTCCGCGGGGAGCGCCCGATAG
- a CDS encoding VanZ family protein, protein MYRVRAAGLLLTAAYLAFAAWLLLRPHYVAWVPSPNLRPFGTIRDDLQMGSAQAARRLLAGLGLLAPLGILLPMAGGRVETSGVASFVRTVFAGLMVSISVEFTQTMVPGQLFDVDALILNTAGVALAHLLVVPAVRARLRRREAVLLREGAPRTPTEVGAP, encoded by the coding sequence ATGTACCGGGTGCGCGCGGCCGGGCTCCTGCTGACCGCCGCCTACCTCGCGTTCGCCGCCTGGCTGCTGCTGCGCCCGCATTACGTGGCGTGGGTGCCGTCGCCGAATCTGCGGCCGTTCGGCACGATCAGGGACGACCTGCAGATGGGCTCCGCGCAGGCGGCCCGCCGTCTGCTGGCGGGCCTCGGCCTGCTGGCGCCGCTCGGCATCCTGCTGCCGATGGCCGGCGGGCGGGTCGAGACGTCGGGGGTGGCGTCCTTCGTCCGTACGGTCTTCGCCGGGCTGATGGTCTCGATATCGGTCGAGTTCACCCAGACCATGGTCCCGGGCCAGCTCTTCGACGTGGACGCGCTGATCCTCAACACGGCGGGCGTGGCCCTGGCGCATCTGCTGGTCGTCCCGGCGGTACGCGCCCGCCTGCGCCGCCGGGAGGCCGTACTCCTGCGCGAGGGCGCCCCCCGTACCCCTACGGAAGTGGGCGCCCCCTAG